A window from Streptomyces sp. NBC_00335 encodes these proteins:
- a CDS encoding ATP-binding protein translates to MLSPFMQASPGCFDACPPSDEPPSPDGLSCSLTVPGAPYSAQIARSTVRSVLHAHHLDRVVPAAVQVVGELVAAAWYLDPGRSLYLALRHREGALRLTVYDGHAAHSHPRLAAHCEARRRAALRVMAAVIRDCGGAWGFGESREPGGGTRTWASLPVAGAAGYLGGSVASTQ, encoded by the coding sequence ATGCTCAGTCCCTTCATGCAGGCCAGTCCCGGCTGCTTCGACGCTTGCCCGCCGAGCGATGAGCCGCCGTCTCCCGACGGGCTGTCGTGCAGCCTGACCGTGCCCGGGGCGCCGTACAGCGCGCAGATCGCGCGCAGCACCGTACGGTCCGTCCTGCACGCGCATCACCTCGACCGGGTCGTGCCCGCCGCCGTGCAGGTGGTCGGCGAACTCGTCGCCGCCGCCTGGTACTTGGACCCCGGTCGGAGCCTGTACCTCGCCCTCCGCCACCGCGAGGGAGCATTGCGGCTCACCGTTTACGACGGGCACGCGGCCCACTCCCACCCCCGCCTCGCCGCCCACTGCGAGGCCCGCCGCCGGGCGGCCCTGCGGGTGATGGCCGCCGTCATCAGGGACTGCGGCGGGGCCTGGGGGTTCGGGGAGTCCCGGGAGCCCGGCGGCGGGACGCGGACCTGGGCGAGTCTGCCGGTCGCCGGGGCCGCCGGGTACCTGGGCGGGTCAGTGGCCTCGACGCAGTGA
- a CDS encoding helix-turn-helix domain-containing protein, whose translation MPPRTSPTERQKRLGAELRRLRLAADVSAESAAGLLGIDRSKISAIEQGIRTISEERLRSLACHCDCADERYIAALVAMAQPQKRGWWERYRGKLSSAILDIAELESHASRIRCAHSVHIPGLLQTSDHALAIFRFAVPALPEPEAALRLAHRLERQQVLEGESAPEYVAVLHEAALRMQFGGRQVARAQLEHLLQLSERDNVVVRVLPFAAGGFPGSGQTVNYLEGPVPQLDTVQSDNTHGPDFLHTEVQLSKYRAQLDWTERLSLPPGESRDFIHDLARQL comes from the coding sequence ATGCCTCCAAGGACCTCGCCGACCGAACGACAGAAGCGACTGGGTGCCGAGCTACGCAGGTTGAGGCTGGCAGCAGACGTCTCCGCCGAGTCCGCCGCGGGGCTCCTCGGTATCGACCGCTCCAAGATCTCCGCCATCGAGCAGGGAATCCGCACCATCAGCGAGGAGCGCCTCCGCTCGCTGGCCTGTCACTGCGACTGCGCCGACGAGCGGTACATCGCCGCACTCGTAGCCATGGCTCAGCCGCAAAAGCGAGGTTGGTGGGAGCGCTACCGAGGCAAGCTGTCGTCGGCAATACTCGACATCGCGGAGCTCGAATCGCATGCGAGCCGGATCCGGTGCGCGCATTCGGTGCACATCCCGGGGCTGCTGCAAACCAGCGATCACGCACTCGCCATCTTCCGGTTTGCGGTACCGGCTCTCCCGGAACCAGAAGCCGCGCTCCGGCTGGCACACCGGCTGGAACGACAGCAGGTACTGGAAGGCGAATCGGCACCCGAGTACGTCGCCGTCCTGCACGAAGCCGCCTTGCGGATGCAGTTCGGCGGTCGCCAAGTCGCGCGGGCTCAGCTGGAGCACCTGCTCCAGCTTTCCGAGCGGGACAACGTCGTCGTCCGCGTCCTCCCCTTCGCGGCCGGAGGGTTCCCCGGTTCCGGCCAGACGGTCAACTACCTAGAGGGACCGGTTCCGCAGCTCGACACCGTGCAGAGCGACAACACGCACGGGCCCGACTTTCTACACACCGAGGTCCAACTATCCAAGTACCGCGCCCAACTGGACTGGACAGAGCGGCTCAGCCTTCCGCCTGGAGAGTCCCGTGACTTCATCCACGATCTGGCGCGCCAACTGTGA